The Triticum urartu cultivar G1812 chromosome 5, Tu2.1, whole genome shotgun sequence genome contains the following window.
GTTGTGTACTTTTATGTCTGTGTATGGTGTTGCCCAGCCTAGAAATAAAGACATTTTTCTTAATAGAACTGGTCCATGTGCTTAACAGTAGAACCTTACGTTATGTGGTCGGGTGATTTTAATATCAATAGAAAAATTAGTGAGAGTGGTAGGAGGAAAAACTTTCTTAATCGTCTAATACAGAATAATGAGTTGAACGAGTTAGAGTTAGATGGTAGATGTTTCACTTAGTCTATTATCAGGAGAATCCCATTATGGAAAAATAACATAGGACATTAATTTCTATAGAATGGGGAATTTAATTTCCTATGGTATTTGTTAAGACCTTGCCTACAATTTTGTCAGATCATACTCATTTGGTCATGGATGTTAATACCACAAAAGTACAGAAAAATAATATTTTTCTTGTTGGAATTACGTTGGTTTTAGGCCTAATGTAGATGAAATTGTGATTAAATGTTGGAATACCATTTTTCGGCAGTACTAGATGGATAAATAgcagaacaagaaaagaaatctTAGGTGGGTGTTGAGAGGGTTGAATATATTAGAGGTAATATCACCAGGAGTCATAAAACTTGCGCTCAATGTTCAGTTTGGTGCTAAAACTTTAAAAATACGAATTTATGGTCACATAACTTGTCCCCGCGTGCATATACGGTGCTTCCTCTCGTATCCAGCCACATGGCCTGTCAACATGGCGTGCCAGCCCGGTGAAGGCCCACTTGTCAGTGGTTGGGAATGCACAAGGCACTAGGTGACCATAGCACGCTGGATTTTTTACAGAGAACTCCCTCACATTTTATTTAATGCGCACAAAGCCCTCAAATATAATGAAAAAAGATGGCACACATGGGGTTCAAACACGGGACCTGTCAATAAAATAGTCCGCCATACATCATTCCATCAGTGCCGATTGACGTTCAACATGATCAACTAAAATTCGTTTAATCACAAACAGAAGCCCCAACGCGAATTGAGTGACAAAAAAGGGTGGCCCAGCAGATTCAATCTCTCAACCTCAAGCGTGGACACACTGCAGCTAAACGCTACACTAAGTACCAACCAATGCCTGTAAAGAGAGAAGCCCGATTTTATATATTGTCCACGACCACTACTCGTATTCAGGTTCTTTTTCTCTCAGACCGAATTTTCGACAACTGATCAGTCCCCAGAAAATTTGGCGGTCCCCCGAAAAAATGTTGTCGCCCGAAATTTTGAATTTAAACAACAAAAACAATGTCAAATATAATAACTTTTGTGTGCATACAATATCCTAATGGCATAGTTAACTTAGTGGCAGGGGCCGCGATTCTATTCCTTGTATTGTGAAATATTTTTTTCTTTATTCATGCTCGTTTATAAAAATGGTCTCGAACTATAACAATGAATTGAACATGCAAACTTCTATATAAGAGAGGAGTTGAGCTGACCACTGTAACAGGCGTCACTTTCTTTTTGCTAAATTAAATATATTTAGATGATAAAAAGAATTGAATTCAAAATTCATTTCAAAATTTTGGTAGATAAAAACTGGAATTGCCAAGATATTTTGAAACCCGGATTTTTTCCAACCCTCTCGAAAAAAATGGAACAAAAAATTCTCGCTCATGACAAAGTTTTGTACGCTATGGATTAAACATTATACATTTTGAAACAGTTTTCTTAATTGCTTTTTGGTGAAAAAAGGTGAGATTTTCCGGTATCCAGTTTTTACTAGCCGAACATGGGAAAAACAGAATCTAAGAAGAACTGCGTCTAATATAAAATCAGGTTTACCTCTTTACAGTAAGGAATATGTAGTTGGTGTAGTGGTTTGCTTGTGCATGGATGTACCCGAGGTGTATGGAGTTAAAATCCCTGCGCGTGTactttttattttcatttttcacACCACCTCATGCTGACAAGTGGGACACACAGAGGGGATTATGCtcaattaaattaattaaatacaGAGCAAGGGTGCTTCTGCAAAGAAAAAATGCGGCGACCTGTTTCGGTCACTAACAATGGGCCGTAGCCACGCTGGGGTGCCACGTAAGCGCGTGATACGTCTGAGTATGACCAAAATGACCGTATTTGCACAAGAACGCAAGTTGAATGACCACAAATCCGTATTTTTAAAGTTTTAGCACCAAACTGAATATCGAACACAAGTTCTATGACTTTCAATGATATTACCTCAATATATTATGAGACGAAGGGAGTAGCTAGGGCCAAAGGGTACCTTAGCAGCCATGAATTTGCAGCCCTAACTGATATGGACAGCGAAGTAGTTCCTGTAATAACCAACTAACTGATGTGCCCGCAGAGAAGCATGTGGAAATTTCGTGACCCGAATCCGGGTAGGATGCGATCGACACAAAGCGGTGGAAATAGTCGGCCTCTCCACGTTTCCACCACATCCATGTATTGCCGCGACGGCGACGCAAACCCAAAACGTGTGCTGTGCTTTTCAATCCACCGCACCCAGCCCTGCCCCCCGATCAATCTGCGGTTGTCAACGCTCATCGGGGGTACATATATACCTGCCGTGCGCCACCGCTTTCTTCCCTAGCTACTCCAGTTCGCTTTCTCCCAAAGTATTCTTTTCTTCGCACAGAGCGAGACAGAAAGAGAGGCCGAGATGAAGCTGGTGTGGTGCCCGGAGACCGCGTCCCAGGCCTTCATCGCCGGCGTCAGCGCCCTGTCAGACTCCGAGCACGGCCCCGCGGGGTCGGCgggcgtcgccgagctcgtctcCGCCATGGTCGGGGGATGGAACGCGCAGCTCGTCGCCGAGGCGCCGGAGGTCTCGGCTCCCGACTCGGCCACCACGAgcctcgccctcgccgccgccgccgggcgCACGGGAGGCCGCTACGCCCGCGTGCTGCCGGACGAGGACGCGGACCGGTCCATGGCGGAGCTGGAGGGCGTGGACTTCTTGGTGGTCGACGCTCGGAGGCGGGACGGGGCGGCCGTGCTGGCGGCGGCCAGGCCTGGGCCGAGAGGGATGGTGGTGGTGCGCCACGGCGACGGGAGGCGGCCTGGCACGAAGGCGCTCGAAGCGTCCATGGCGGCAGGCACGAGGGTAGTGCGGTCCGTGTACCTGCCGGTCGACAAGGGCGTCGAGGTCCTCCACGTCGGCGTAGGCAAGGGGCCGAGCCTACAGTGCCGGCGCAGCCGGAGCGCGTCGAGCCGTTGGATCCGGCACGTCGACCACAAAACCGGCGAGGAGCACCTCTTCCGCCGGCCGTAAATTCAACCGCTAGCTTTCCTGTACATCAATCGGTGGTTGTAGACTAGCTAGGTGGCCATGGTCATGGTGTCCAGATTCTTTGAATCTGCCGGCATGTTTAAGCTAAGAGGGAGGGAAACTGCGGTGAGCCATCgtgtaaataaataaaaataaccCGCCAACTGGCTGGTTTTCTAGCTCCAATGTGAATGATCTTCTTCTTGCTGCTCTAGAAGAGTTCCTTCGATGTGATACTGAATCATCCATCCATGTTGATGATTTCCTAAGTTCAACATCGTAGTTCATCGTTTGCTTTAAGTGTGTTCTTTGTGTTGAACTTAGTGAAAACATCTTCAAAACGTAGTATAACCGATCTAACTAGAAGGTGCCGCGCCACTCTTTATTCATAGTGCCTACAACGTAAGGGACCTCTCACTTCGACGAGCCAACAtaacccccccccctcccccaacCCCACCCCATCCCACCAACCCACACACAGCGACCACAAAAATCGATAGAGACCATCACCGGCCCTT
Protein-coding sequences here:
- the LOC125556454 gene encoding uncharacterized protein LOC125556454 — its product is MKLVWCPETASQAFIAGVSALSDSEHGPAGSAGVAELVSAMVGGWNAQLVAEAPEVSAPDSATTSLALAAAAGRTGGRYARVLPDEDADRSMAELEGVDFLVVDARRRDGAAVLAAARPGPRGMVVVRHGDGRRPGTKALEASMAAGTRVVRSVYLPVDKGVEVLHVGVGKGPSLQCRRSRSASSRWIRHVDHKTGEEHLFRRP